From the Mycoplasma putrefaciens KS1 genome, the window GGAGCTGTACCTTCAGGTTTTAAAACAAATTCTCTTTGTTTTTTATCAGTAAACTGATACATTTCTTTAGAAACAATATCACTAGTTTGTCCAACGCTTCGAACAAATAATTCTTTTAATTCAAAAATCGGAGTTCTAATTTCAGAATAATTATATTTATTTAAAATATCACGTAATTTATTTTCTAAAGTAACTCATTTTTTAGCTTGATCTAAATAAATATCTTGAGTACCTCTGGGTTTTTGTATCATGGACAATCTCCTTTAAATAATAATTAAATTATAAATCAAACAACTAACTAGCATTCTTTAAATTTTAAAATGGTTAATCTTTTTATTTTTTTACTAAGACATTAATAGGTGATGTTATGAGTTTTAAAATATTTGCTAGTGACTTTTATAGCTTTTTAGTTAATAAGCATTTCTTTTTAATGTTTTTATTACTATCAATTTGTTTTGCTTGCAGCTTTATTTTAAACTTTGAAGTTAAATATCTATTTTTATCACTATTTTTCTTAATAATTACTATTAGTTTGAACTACAAAAATTTTTATTTGATTTTAATTATATTTGCTGTGGTTGGATTAATTTTTATAGGTTATAAACTGTGATATTCTCATAGTGATTTAAGTTTTTTAAACCATCAAGAAATTAGTGCAAAAGTGATTGCTAAAAGTAAAACTTATGTCATTTTAAAACATAAAAACATTAAGTTCTATCTTTCTGATTTTGATAACAAGCTCTTTTTAGATCAAAAATTAATTATTAAAGGAGTTTTTGAAAAATTAGAGTCAAATACTAATTATTATCAATTTGACTTTTTTAATTACTTAACAAAGCAATTTGTTAATCACAAATTAGATAAGTATCAAATTATTAGTTTAACTAATGGTTTAAGATCTAATAAATGACTAGCAGATCACATTTATGCTCATAAGCTAATTAGTTTATTTTTATTAGAAAAAAATAATAAATCTACTGATTTTCAAAGAATCATTTCTGAATTAAATTTAGAATTTCTAATTATTATTAGTAGTTTTAATATTCATTTATTTACTAAATTTTTATACAAAATAAATTACAAATATAAATCAACAATTATTTTAAAATATGGTTTCTATTTACTAGTTTTATTAATCACATATCTAGCTAATTTCAGTTATGCAAGTCTTAGAATTATTGTTTATTTTTTAGTAAGTGAATATTTTAAAATCAAACATAAAAACACACCATTAATTTTTAAGAGATTTGTTTGTTTAATAATTTGTTTTGTAATTACTCCAAGTTTTTTAGTTTCTAGTTCAGCGTTGTTTGTAATTGTGGCATTCTTGTTTTTTTATGACCAGATTTTTAAAAATAAATTTTTAAATTATCTAACAAGATCGACTTTATTTACTTTTTATTTTCTTCCGCTACAAATTTATACTTTTTATGGTTTTAGTATTGTTATTCAAATTTGTTTAATATTTTTAAGACCTTTATTTGCTGTAATTTATTTTACAATTCCTTTTTGATTAATTACTAATAGTAATTGACTTACTGATAGTTTATTTAAATTATTAAGCTTAATCAAAAAGATCAACTTTCATATTAATACTGGTCAGTTTAATGTAGTTTTTTTAATTCTAGTTTATCTGGTGATTTTAATTGCTATGATGTATCAGTTCAAATCTTTTAAGACTTGAAGCCTTTTGTTTTTTACTTTACTAGTTTGTTATCTAATTAACTGACTATTAAAACCAGCAGTTTTTTTAGCAATGTTAAATGTTGGTAATGGAAATACTTTTATTTTTCATGATAAATATAAAAATATAACAATTATTAATGATTGTGGAACTGGTCGAGGATTTTCTAATCAAATACCCTATCAATTTTTAAAATATTATGCAATTAATAAAATTGATTTAGTTGTGATTTCACATTATCATACAGATCATTTTAATGGCTTAGAAACAATTCAAAAAAACCTTTATGTCAAACAAGTAATTGATTATCATAATTTTGAGCCTATTAAGAGTATTAAAGGTGTTAATTTATACTTTTTTTGAAATGACTTAAAATCTGAAAACAATAAATCACTAGTTCACATTTTAGAATATCGAAATACAAGAATTTTATTTACTGGAGATATTGAAAAAGAAGCTGAACTTGCACTAGTTAATAATAGTTATTTTAAATATGTAATTAATTTAAAACCAATTGATATTTTACAAGTACCTCATCATGGATCTAAATCTAGTTCAAGTGATGAGTTTATTAGTTTGATCAAACCTAAATACGGCTTAATTTCAGCAAATCAAAAAACCTATAACTTTCCAAGTTCTGAAACACTAATGATGCTATTTAAACATAACATCACATATTTCAAAACTCAAGAACTGGGTAATTGCTTTTTTAATTATCAAACTAATTTGTTTTGATTTAGAAAATAAAAAGATCACACTAGCGGTGATCAAAATTATTTTATAGATGAATTGAAAAAATTAAGCACTCATTAAGCGTGATTTTTCTCTTGCGGCTTTATTTTGTTTAAAGATTCCTTTTTTATAACCTCTATCAACTAAACTAACAGCAT encodes:
- a CDS encoding ComEC/Rec2 family competence protein, which codes for MSFKIFASDFYSFLVNKHFFLMFLLLSICFACSFILNFEVKYLFLSLFFLIITISLNYKNFYLILIIFAVVGLIFIGYKLWYSHSDLSFLNHQEISAKVIAKSKTYVILKHKNIKFYLSDFDNKLFLDQKLIIKGVFEKLESNTNYYQFDFFNYLTKQFVNHKLDKYQIISLTNGLRSNKWLADHIYAHKLISLFLLEKNNKSTDFQRIISELNLEFLIIISSFNIHLFTKFLYKINYKYKSTIILKYGFYLLVLLITYLANFSYASLRIIVYFLVSEYFKIKHKNTPLIFKRFVCLIICFVITPSFLVSSSALFVIVAFLFFYDQIFKNKFLNYLTRSTLFTFYFLPLQIYTFYGFSIVIQICLIFLRPLFAVIYFTIPFWLITNSNWLTDSLFKLLSLIKKINFHINTGQFNVVFLILVYLVILIAMMYQFKSFKTWSLLFFTLLVCYLINWLLKPAVFLAMLNVGNGNTFIFHDKYKNITIINDCGTGRGFSNQIPYQFLKYYAINKIDLVVISHYHTDHFNGLETIQKNLYVKQVIDYHNFEPIKSIKGVNLYFFWNDLKSENNKSLVHILEYRNTRILFTGDIEKEAELALVNNSYFKYVINLKPIDILQVPHHGSKSSSSDEFISLIKPKYGLISANQKTYNFPSSETLMMLFKHNITYFKTQELGNCFFNYQTNLFWFRK